The Daucus carota subsp. sativus chromosome 7, DH1 v3.0, whole genome shotgun sequence genome window below encodes:
- the LOC108193534 gene encoding uncharacterized protein LOC108193534 — translation MWAGPGECPPNYSLQLSHLSRSGFSLALLLPGTMAQKDVMELAVNKNTKETRSVRILAGFSSQPFLLRSVRFTLTPVCVSTLRSHLTRMPVIQDEHEKCNSWLTSCELVNRVALGIASVPGYIWKILGLSTAHGDIRQIGDDPNIIIPGNNLEVPDPDVGWERN, via the exons ATGTGGGCTGGTCCGGGAGAGTGTCCACCAAACTATTCATTGCAGCTCTCACACCTCTCTCGCAGCGGCTTCTCTCTCGCCCTACTTCTCCCAG GAACTATGGCTCAAAAGGATGTAATGGAATTGGCAGTCAATAAAAACACGAAAGAG ACAAGAAGTGTTCGTATTTTAGCCGGGTTCTCCAGTCAACCTTTTCTCCTGCGAAGTGTGAGATTCACCTTAACACCT GTATGTGTCTCCACCCTGAGAAGTCACTTGACCAGAATGCCTGTGATTCAAGATGAACATGAGAAGTGTAACAGCTGGCTAACATCTTGTGAGCTTGTTAATAGGGTTGCCCTTGGCATAGCCTCGGTTCCAG GTTATATTTGGAAAATTCTTGGTTTATCCACTGCTCATGGTGACATCAGGCAAATTGGTGATGACCCCAATATAATTATACCGGGTAACAACTTGGAAGTTCCTGACCCTGATGTTGGTTGGGAGCGGAACTAA
- the LOC108196823 gene encoding uncharacterized protein LOC108196823 — protein MDLSTVILIGVIIWHLHNTEEFMKVAAKGAATLSCCLGSSGSTRVMEMKYLMPSIVCFLLCNVRPAAAILSDNRGVFEIQLERDWNISRNIGIITFRNYNGTDQAPCIFLVAIEAWLDAVRRSEIELDSSSESFDDDDKFISMDTSSAGFDDKFIFLICNIIVNLCATGAQLLSAIDIAIRVVLWQLSWLYGSSHFKEMEEARFMIAAMICFSLWNVRPKAAPAILLEPSDANLWSQLDFNLLEEIRGRLTSPTDQARFRVVCTAWRAAARSSKTTKSIPWKVKLDRSLASVGNKLEFRIYDPSSLSAFVHNILWADLGIPTPPSYKNVGASRKNNWFFICISKPRLFFWTRRYFFLYAPYTKKIITLPKLDYQSRFRFRRTFSTDPDSPNCVFFLSETFDADKIVVITYCKSDTKWKAREFDRVQEFVPCDCIPIFFKGIFYLISPFGQVASYNIVDDKFKFESLFIDEVFAQNYNSFRIYQVFELNGELMLIYFGSKKKNNDTLLGKQCIKMYDWSNKIWIPVRTLGKNAIFVGDQILSVAIVNTEETGYGRVLPNKIYRFCDLGCIIYSLEDGNLVEYRPSHSNLLEDDCGDLPEYNDNSGITSSDATKAFYWLEPPTVLY, from the coding sequence ATGGATCTTTCTACAGTCATCTTAATTGGTGTCATCATCTGGCATTTACACAACACAGAAGAGTTCATGAAAGTAGCAGCTAAAGGAGCAGCCACGCTCAGCTGCTGTTTGGGGTCATCTGGTTCTACACGAGTCATGGAAATGAAATATTTGATGCCATCCATCGTTTGTTTCTTACTTTGTAATGTTCGACCAGCAGCAGCGATTTTGTCGGATAATCGCGGTGTTTTTGAAATTCAATTGGAGCGTGATTGGAATATATCCAGAAATATTGGAATAATCACTTTTCGTAATTATAATGGTACTGATCAGGCTCCTTGTATTTTTCTTGTAGCGATTGAGGCCTGGCTTGATGCTGTGCGACGCAGTgaaatagaattggatagttcgAGTGAAAGTTTCGATGATGATGATAAGTTTATTTCTATGGATACTTCCAGTGCGGGTTTCGATGATAAGTTTATTTTCTTAATCTGCAACATCATCGTGAATTTGTGTGCAACTGGGGCACAACTGTTATCAGCAATAGATATAGCCATCCGTGTTGTTTTGTGGCAATTGAGTTGGTTGTACGGGTCATCTCATTTTAAAGAAATGGAGGAAGCAAGGTTTATGATAGCAGCCATGATTTGTTTCTCCCTCTGGAATGTACGACCGAAAGCAGCACCAGCCATTTTGTTGGAACCGTCAGATGCTAATTTATGGTCTCAACTTGATTTCAATCTGTTAGAAGAAATTAGGGGAAGACTGACTAGTCCTACTGACCAGGCCCGTTTTCGTGTAGTTTGCACAGCGTGGCGTGCAGCCGCTCGATCCAGTAAAACAACAAAATCAATACCATGGAAAGTCAAATTGGATCGTTCACTTGCAAGTGTTGGTAATAAGTTAGAATTTAGAATCTACGACCCATCATCTTTATCTGCTTTTGTTCACAATATCTTATGGGCTGATTTAGGTATTCCAACTCCTCCTTCTTATAAGAATGTCGGGGCCAGTCGTAAGAATAATTGGTTTTTTATCTGCATCAGTAAACCAAGATTGTTTTTCTGGACTCGTagatacttttttttatatgccCCTTACACCAAAAAAATCATCACACTCCCTAAATTAGACTATCAATCCCGTTTTAGGTTTAGAAGAACGTTTTCCACTGACCCTGATTCTCCAAATTGTGTATTCTTTCTTTCGGAGACTTTTGATGCTGACAAAATAGTTGTTATAACATATTGCAAGAGTGATACAAAATGGAAGGCTAGAGAGTTTGATAGAGTTCAGGAGTTTGTCCCTTGTGATTGTATTCCTATCTTCTTCAAAGGAATCTTCTACCTCATTTCTCCCTTTGGACAAGTTGCATCCTATAATATTGTTGATGACAAATTTAAGTTTGAGAGTTTGTTTATAGACGAAGTTTTTGCACAAAATTATAACTCGTTTAGGATATACCAAGTATTTGAGTTAAATGGAGAACTCATGCTAATATATTTTGgctcaaagaaaaaaaacaatgaCACTTTGTTGGGCAAGCAGTGTATAAAAATGTATGATTGGTCAAACAAGATTTGGATTCCAGTACGAACCCTAGGGAAGAATGCAATATTTGTTGGCGACCAAATTCTTTCAGTTGCTATAGTTAACACAGAGGAAACGGGATATGGTAGAGTGTTACCAAACAAGATATATCGCTTTTGTGATCTTGGGTGCATTATCTATTCTTTGGAAGATGGCAACTTAGTTGAATATAGGCCTAGTCATTCTAACTTGTTGGAGGATGATTGTGGTGACTTGCCTGAGTACAATGACAATTCTGGGATTACATCTTCAGATGCAACCAAGGCATTTTATTGGTTGGAACCGCCCACTGTCCTCTACTGA